A window from Montipora capricornis isolate CH-2021 chromosome 7, ASM3666992v2, whole genome shotgun sequence encodes these proteins:
- the LOC138055872 gene encoding uncharacterized protein, with protein sequence MVTLPKAYGPFRCQLHISELELKAVHFAVQALGDRLKNKHVKLLCDNSTTVEHINAMGGTKSPRGNQIAYDVWDCCVPAKDFGGTSTSGNHDPTTLAYSSLVATTAENVNCNPICLAEAGGPTFTITLSSNTTPLKEEIDYAGMSLVWQSIQDRGVSEAAAKLIMASWRDGTKKQYSTYITKWQTFCNQRQISHIQPSVVPVLDFLTLLYQQGLTYSAVNTARSALSSYITLENGTCVGKHPLVSRLMNGIFQEKPPRPKYTEIWDVSIVLSYLQSLSPVDKLSLKELTLKHLALILLVSGQRGQTVHLLSIDHMVSVNNCYTFQIVDHLKQSRPGVKNPLVELRPFKDETLGVVRTLKEYLTRTQSLRGSESQLFISYNRPFKRVSRDTISRWVKLVLTDSGIDTSRLKPHSTRAARLSTSAASNASVSLDDILHTTGWSSESTFAKFYNKPIVKENTFADKVLSSVGNTQL encoded by the exons ATGGTGACACTACCCAAGGCTTATGGTCCGTTCCGGTGCCAGTTACACATCAGTGAGCTAGAACTGAAGGCTGTTCATTTTGCTGTGCAGGCGTTAGGTGACAGGCTAAAGAATAAACATGTCAAACTACTTTGTGACAATTCCACCACTGTGGAACACATCAACGCTATGGGGGGCACAAAATCTCCACGTGGTAACCAAATTGCATATGACGTATGGGATTGCTGT GTGCCTGCAAAAGATTTTGGAGGAACAAGTACCTCAGGGAATCATGATCCTACCACTTTGGCCTACTCAAGTTTGGTGGCCACAACTGCTGAAAATGTTAATTGCAATCCCATTTGTCTTGCCGAAGCAGGAGGACCTACTTTCACTATCACACTCTCCTCAAACACTACACCCCTTAAGGAGGAAATTGACTATGCTGGCATGTCTCTTGTCTGGCAATCCATCCAGGATAGAGGAGTTTCAGAGGCGGCTGCTAAGCTCATCATGGCCTCCTGGAGAGATGGAACAAAGAAACAGTACAGTACCTACATTACAAAGTGGCAAACGTTTTGTAATCAGAGGCAGATCAGTCACATTCAACCATCTGTAGTGCCTGTGCTTGATTTTCTAACCCTGCTATATCAGCAAGGCCTTACATACAGTGCCGTTAATACAGCCCGAAGTGCTTTGTCTAGCTATATTACTTTAGAGAATGGGACATGCGTAGGAAAACACCCTCTGGTATCTCGGCTAATGAACGGCATTTTCCAGGAAAAACCACCAAGACCTAAATACACAGAAATTTGGGATGTGTCCATTGTTCTTTCATATCTTCAGTCTTTATCGCCTGTGGATAAGTTGTCCTTGAAGGAACTTACACTGAAACACCTTGCGCTTATTCTACTAGTTTCGGGCCAAAGAGGTCAGACCGTTCATTTGTTAAGCATTGACCACATGGTCTCTGTGAATAATTGCTATACTTTTCAGATTGTTGACCACTTAAAACAAAGCAGACCAGGTGTCAAAAACCCTCTTGTAGAACTCAGACCTTTCAAGGATGAGACTCTCGGTGTTGTAAGAACATTAAAGGAGTACCTAACAAGGACACAATCCTTACGGGGCTCAGAAAGCCAATTGTTTATTAGTTATAATAGACCTTTTAAAAGAGTAAGTAGAGACACCATTAGTCGTTGGGTTAAGTTGGTTCTGACTGACTCTGGAATCGATACATCCAGGCTTAAACCACATAGTACTAGGGCTGCCAGACTGAGTACGTCTGCAGCCAGTAATGCTTCAGTAAGCCTTGACGATATTTTGCATACAACTGGATGGTCCTCAGAGTCTACATTCGCGAAATTTTATAACAAGCCTATTGTTAAAGAGAACACATTTGCTGACAAGGTGCTCAGCAGTGTAGGCAACACACAGTTGTAA